The segment TCGACACCGGTGAGATTCTGGCGATGGCCTCCTATCCGTCGTTCAACCCCAACAACTATGAAGGGGCCACCCCGGCGCAGATGCGTAACTCCGCCATCAACGACAGCTATGAACCGGGTTCGACCGTTAAGCCGCTGGTGGTGATGGAGGCGCTGGAGCGTCACCTGGTGCGGCCGGATTCAGTGATCGACACCACGCCCTACAGCGTCAACGGCCATCTGATCCGTGACGTCGGCCACTGGCCGCGTCTGACCATGACCGGGATCCTGCAGAAGTCGAGTGACATCGGCGTTTCGCACATGGCGCTGGCGATGCCTGCTGAAGCGCTGGTGAATACTTACCACGCCTTTGGGCTGGGCAAGCCGACCGGCCTGGGACTGACCGGTGAAAGCGTCGGTTACTTTCCGCTGCATCGCGCCCGCTGGGCGGATATCGAACGGGCCACCTTCTCGTTTGGCTATGGTCTGCGCGTAACGCCGCTGCAGATCGCCCGTGAATACGCCACGCTCGGTTCGTATGGCATCTACCGTCCGCTGTCGATCACCCGCGTAACGCCACCGGTGCTGGGCAAGCAGGTTGCTAACCCGGAGACGGTGAAAGAGGTGGTGCACATGCTGGAGAGCGACGTGCTGCCGGGCGGAACCGGGCTGAAAGCCGCTGTACCGGGCTACCGTCTGGCGACCAAAACCGGTACGGCCGAAAAGATGGGCGCCAGCGGCAAATATGATGGCGGCTACGTCAACTACACGGCGGGCCTTGCGCCAGCCAGCCACCCGGAAGTGGCGCTGGTGGTCATGATTAACCATCCGACCGCGGGCGACCACTTCGGTGGCTCGGTTGCAGCCCCGGTGTTCGGGAATATCATGGGGCCAGTGCTGAAGCATATGAATATTGCACCGGATGCCATCTACACCAAACCGGCGGCCAGTCCTTCGGATAAATCTTAGTTAAATCAGAGTGTAAGCGGGGTGTGAAAGATATACACACCTCGTTGCACTTCCCCGAATTCGGTTGCGTTTTCCCGCTGTCTCTGCGCGGTCGATCAGTGCGAAGATAGCGGTCCCAGAGGTATTGATGGGTGTGAAAACAACACTGCTTCGGCAGTGAGATCCCTGTTATTACACCAACCCACGCAGAAGCGTGGGTTCTTTTTTATCTCTCTGCCTGCCCCGCCTTCTACGCTGCTTCAGCTGCCGTTAAATCATCATCGTTCTTAACAAAACCCTGACTATTTGCCGATAGAAAGGCGCGTCGCCTTTCACTGATAATGGCCGCCGTGAAGCCTGGCGCTTTTGCGCACCACAGCCGGTTTTCACTGCCGCATTCCGCACGTTCCGGGATTTCTTTTTCTGCTTATCTGAAGAGTTCGACGATGACTCACCTTTCTCGCCCCGCGCGTTCCACCGGGCTTAAATGGCTGCTTCTGTTGCTGGTGATCGCGATTGTCGCTGGCGTTATCTGGCGTCTGCTGTCGGCAGGGCACGGGCCGGATGAGAGAATGCCGTCGGGCAGACCGGGTGCGGCTGGCATGATGGGCGGCGGTGCCACGCTGGTTCACAGCGGTGTCGCCAGCACGGCGGATGTGCCGGTGTGGCTGAATGCGCTCGGCACGGTGATCCCCAACGCCAGCGTGACGGTGACCAGCCGCGTTGACGGTCAGCTGGAACAGGTGTTCTTTACCGAAGGGCAGAAGGTCAGCGCCGGGCAGCTGCTGGCACAGATCGATCCGCGCAGCTATCAGGCGACGCTGAACCAGTATCAGGCTGAACTCAGCGAAAACCAGGCGCTGCTGAAAAGTGCCGAGCTGACGCTGGCGCGCTACCGCAAACTGGCGGCACAGGATGCGCTCGCGCGGCAGGATCTGGATAGCCAGATTGCCACCGTCGGGCAATATCGTGGCGCTGTTGCCGCCGATCAGGCGCAGATCGCCAGTGCGAAGCTGAGCATAGAGTATGCCCGCATCACCGCTCCGGTCAGCGGGCGCGTCGGTCTGCGTCAGGTCGATCCCGGCAACATGGTGCAGAGCGCCAGCAGCACCGGCCTGGTGACCATCACCCAGATGCAGCCCGCCGCCGTGACGTTCAGCGTGCCGCAGAGTGACATTCCGGCGCTGGTCAACGCACTGCATCAGGGGCAGAGCCTGCCCGCCACGCTGTTCGATCAGGACAACCAGCATCAGCTCGCCCAGGGAGAAGTGAAGTTCATCAGTAACCAGATCGATACCGCTACCGGCACCGTGGCGCTAAAAGCGGTGTTCGCCAACCGGGATGAGTCACTGTTTGCTAACCAGTTTGTGAATATCAGGCTGCAGACCCGGATACTGAAAGGCGCAACGGTGATCCCGGCGCAGGCGCTGCAGCTCAGCAGCGACGGTAGCTTTGTCTTTGTGATCAATCAGGACAACCGCGTGACGCGCAAAGTGGTCACCACCGGCCCGGCGTTCGGAGACGATCAGCAGGCGATCCTCAGCGGCGTTTCACCGGGGGATCGGCTGGTGACCGAAGGGATCGATCGTCTGACCAGCGGCAGTAAGGTGTCACTGGCCGATGAGGCTCCCGCTGCCGGTACTGAGCCGAAATGAATCCGTCACGCCTGTTTATTCTGCGTCCGGTCGCGACCATTCTGCTGATGGTCGGCGTGCTGATCGCGGGCATCTTTGCCTGTAAATTCCTCTCGACCTCGGCGCTGCCGCAGGTGGACTATCCCACGATTCAGGTCACCACACTCTATCCGGGTGCCAGCCCGGATGTGATGGCGTCGTCGGTCACATCACCGCTGGAGCGCCAGTTAGGGCAGATGGCGGGGCTGAGCCAGATGAGCTCGACCAGCGCCAGCGGCGCGTCGATCATTACCCTGAAATTCAGCCTGGAGCTGTCGCTGGATGTCGCCGAGCAGGAGGTGCAGGCGGCGATCAATGCGGCAAATAACCTGCTGCCTGACGATCTGCCCAATCCGCCGACCTACAAAAAGGTCAATCCGGCGGACAGCGCGGTCGTGACGCTGGCAGCCAGCTCCGGCACGCTGCCGCTGACCGAGGTGCAGGACCTGGTGAATACCCGGGTGGCGCTGAAGCTGTCGCAGATTTCCGGTGTCGGGATGGTGACACTGGCGGGCGGCCATCAGCCTGCGATTCGGGTGCAGATGAACCCGCAGGCGCTGGCGGCGCATCATCTGACGCTGGAGGCGGTGAATACGCTGATCGGCAACAGCAACGTCAATGGCTCCAAAGGCGGCTTTGACGGCAAATATCATTCGGTCACTATCGACGCCAACGATCAGCTGCGTACCGCCGACGCGTACGGCAACCTGATCCTGACTTACGAAAATGGTGCGGCGCTGCGCCTGAAAGATATCGCCCATATCGAACAGGGGCCGGAGAACAGCTTCCAGTCGGCATGGGCTGATAACCAGCCTGCGATTGTGATCGGTGTACAGCGTCAACCCGGCGCGAACGTGATTCAGGTGGTAGACAACATCAGGGCGCAGCTTCCTGCACTGCAGGCAGCGCTGCCGGATGGGGTTAAGATGACCATTCTCTCCGACCGCACCCAGACCATTCGCGCCTCAATCAGCGACGTGCAGTTTGAGCTGATGCTGTCGATTGCGCTGGTAGTGATGGTGACCTTCCTGTTCCTGCGGAACGTTGCCGCCACGCTGATCCCCAGCGTTGCGGTGCCGCTGTCGCTGGTCGGCACCTTTGGCGTGATGTATCTGGCGGGCTTCAGCCTGAATAATCTGTCGCTGATGGCGCTGACTATCGCCATCGGTTTTGTCATTGATGACGCCATTGTGGTGGTGGAGAACATCTCCCGGCGTCTGGAGCTGGGCGAGTCACCGATGGAGGCGGCGCTGAAAGGCTCACAGCAGATTGGCTTCACCATTATCTCGCTGACCTTTTCACTGATTGCCGTGCTGATCCCGCTGCTGTTTATGGGCGATGTGGTGGGGCGACTGTTCAGAGAGTTCGCGATTACGCTGGCGGTGGCGATTCTGGTATCGATGGGGGTCTCGCTGACGCTGACCCCGATGCTGTGCGCGTATCTGCTGCGCCACATTCCGCCTGAGCAGCAGTCCGGATTTTCCCGTAAGGGCGGCGCGTTGTTTGACCGCCTGGTGCGCGGTTATGACCGTCTGCTGACCGTGGTGCTGAATCATCAGAAACTGACGCTGCTAGTGGCGCTGGCGACCTTCGGGCTGACGGCACTGCTCTATCTGATAGTGCCGAAAGGCTTCTTTCCGACTCAGGATACCGGGCTGATTCAGGGTGTCACCGTTGCCTCACAGGATGTCTCGTTTAACGCGATGGCGACGCGACAGCAGGCGGTCTCGGCACTGATCCTGAAGAATCCGGCGGTGGAGAGTGTTTCATCGACCATCGGGATCGACGGCACCAACACCAGCCTTAACAGCGGACGGTTACAGATCAACCTGAAGCCGTTTGGTGACCGCGACCTCAGCGCCAGTGACGTCATCAGCCAGCTGAACCAGGCGAGCGCTGATGTGCCGGGTATCCGGCTCTATCTGCAGCCCGCGCAGGATCTCACGGTCAACGATCAGGTCTCGCCGAGTCGGTATCAGTTCACCCTCGACGACGCTGACAGTGAAAATCTGGTCCGCGAGTCGCCTAAACTGATGGCGGCACTGCAGCAGCGGCCCGAGTTTAATGGCGTGGTGAGTAACCTGCAGGATCAGGGGCGCATCGCTTACGTGGCGCTGAACCGGGACAAAGCGGCGCGTTTCGGCATCACGGCGTCGGACGTGGACACCGCGCTCTATAACGCATTTGGTCAGCGCCTGGTTTCGACCATTTTTACCCAGTCGAATCAGTATCGGGTTGTGCTGGAAGTGGCACCGGCCTGGCAGCAGGGGCCGGCGTCATTTGATAATGTCTGGCTGCAGCCCTCCACCAGCAGTAGCAGCATGACGTCATCCAGCAGCACCGCTTCGTCATCAACATCTTCATCTTCATCAACGTCGACGTCGACGTCGACGTCCGCTTCGGCTTCTGACACGACATCCGCCCGTAGCGGCATGGTGAAGCTCACCGCCATCGCCACGATTCATCAGCGCACGGGCTCGCTGATGCACATGCGCCTGAATCAGTTTCCAGCGGTGATGATCTCCTTCAACCTCAATCCGGGCTATTCGCTGGAGGATGCGCAGCGGGCAATCGCCGACGTGCGGCAGCAGCTTCAGCTCCCGGAGAGCACCACGCTGCGCTATCAGGGTGAAACCTCGGCATTTCAGAACGCGACCGGCAACACGCTGTGGCTGATTCTGGCCGCGCTGATCACCATGTATGTGGTGCTCGGCATCCTCTACGAAAGTTTTATTCACCCGGTCACGATTCTCTCAACGCTGCCCTCAGCCGCAGTAGGGGCGCTGCTGACGCTGTTGCTGGCGGGCAGCGAGTTCAGCCTGATTGCGCTGATTGGCGTCATCCTGCTGATAGGTATCGTGAAAAAGAACGCCATCATGATGATTGACTTCGCGCTGGAGGCGGAGCAAAAGCAGCACCTCAGCGCGCGTGAGGCCATTCACCAGGCCTGTCTGCTGCGTTTCCGTCCCATCCTGATGACGACGATGGCGGCGATGCTCGGCGCGCTACCGCTGATGCTCGCCTCCGGCTCGGGTGCCGAACTGCGGCAGCCGCTGGGGCTGGTGATCGTCGGCGGGCTGATTGTCAGTCAGGTGCTGACACTCTTCTCCACGCCGGTGATCTACCTCTGGTTTGACGGACTGGCGCAGCGCGGAAATGCCTGGGTGAAACGCCGTCAGCAGCAGGCACGGAGCGGGCAATGAATCTGACCCGGTTGTTTATCTTTCGCCCGGTAGCGACGCTGCTGCTGACGCTGGCGATCCTGCTGGCCGGCGCGCTGGGCTACCGGCTGCTGCCGGTGGCACCGCTGCCACAGGTCGATTTCCCGACTATCATGGTCAGCGCCAGCCTGGCGGGGGCCAGTCCGGAAACCATGGCGGCAACGGTCGCTACGCCACTGGAACGTGCGCTGGGGCAGATTGCCGGTATCAGCGAGATGACCTCCAGCAGCTCGCAGGGTTCCAGCAGCATCATCCTGCAGTTTGAGCTGGACCGCGACATCAATGGCGCGGCGCGCGACGTGCAGGCCGCGATCAACGCGGCACGCAGCCTGCTGCCGAGCGCGATGGCCTCGCTGCCGACCTATCGCAAGGCAAACCCCTCGGACGCGCCGATCGTCATGCTGGCGCTGACCTCCGCCACCCGCACGCCTGGCGAGCTTTACGATCTGGCAGAGAGCAAGATCGAACAGGCGATGGGGCAGGTGCAGGGCGTTGGCGAAGTGTCGCTGATGGGCAGCGCCTTACCGGCGGTGCGGATTGATCTGCAGCCGCGGAAGCTGATCCATTACGGCATCTCGCTGGAGACGGTGCGTACTGCCGTCGCCAGCAGCACCACTAATCTGCCCAAAGGGATCTTACAGGGCAGTGGTCAGTCGTGGCTGGTGGAC is part of the Pantoea sp. Ep11b genome and harbors:
- a CDS encoding penicillin-binding transpeptidase domain-containing protein; this encodes MPRIKKLLGKDQIKAPFNPFRFRLICLGVMTCLVVLLARVADLQFLNQPMLEHEADQRSLRTVTLPTSRGTLLDRNGEALALSVPSRDIIADPQRVLESKPDFTSAKWAYLAAALNTRPEELAAQITANPKRRFLYLGRKVELGIAKDIKELKLKGISEVYDDSRFYPMSEASAPLIGIVGADNVGLNGLEKGFDKVLQGEPGKEVYRQDAAGNIIAMINYQPPTQPPTVQLSIDKYDQYTLYSKLRDGVLLNKADSGAAVLVKIDTGEILAMASYPSFNPNNYEGATPAQMRNSAINDSYEPGSTVKPLVVMEALERHLVRPDSVIDTTPYSVNGHLIRDVGHWPRLTMTGILQKSSDIGVSHMALAMPAEALVNTYHAFGLGKPTGLGLTGESVGYFPLHRARWADIERATFSFGYGLRVTPLQIAREYATLGSYGIYRPLSITRVTPPVLGKQVANPETVKEVVHMLESDVLPGGTGLKAAVPGYRLATKTGTAEKMGASGKYDGGYVNYTAGLAPASHPEVALVVMINHPTAGDHFGGSVAAPVFGNIMGPVLKHMNIAPDAIYTKPAASPSDKS
- a CDS encoding efflux RND transporter permease subunit, whose amino-acid sequence is MNPSRLFILRPVATILLMVGVLIAGIFACKFLSTSALPQVDYPTIQVTTLYPGASPDVMASSVTSPLERQLGQMAGLSQMSSTSASGASIITLKFSLELSLDVAEQEVQAAINAANNLLPDDLPNPPTYKKVNPADSAVVTLAASSGTLPLTEVQDLVNTRVALKLSQISGVGMVTLAGGHQPAIRVQMNPQALAAHHLTLEAVNTLIGNSNVNGSKGGFDGKYHSVTIDANDQLRTADAYGNLILTYENGAALRLKDIAHIEQGPENSFQSAWADNQPAIVIGVQRQPGANVIQVVDNIRAQLPALQAALPDGVKMTILSDRTQTIRASISDVQFELMLSIALVVMVTFLFLRNVAATLIPSVAVPLSLVGTFGVMYLAGFSLNNLSLMALTIAIGFVIDDAIVVVENISRRLELGESPMEAALKGSQQIGFTIISLTFSLIAVLIPLLFMGDVVGRLFREFAITLAVAILVSMGVSLTLTPMLCAYLLRHIPPEQQSGFSRKGGALFDRLVRGYDRLLTVVLNHQKLTLLVALATFGLTALLYLIVPKGFFPTQDTGLIQGVTVASQDVSFNAMATRQQAVSALILKNPAVESVSSTIGIDGTNTSLNSGRLQINLKPFGDRDLSASDVISQLNQASADVPGIRLYLQPAQDLTVNDQVSPSRYQFTLDDADSENLVRESPKLMAALQQRPEFNGVVSNLQDQGRIAYVALNRDKAARFGITASDVDTALYNAFGQRLVSTIFTQSNQYRVVLEVAPAWQQGPASFDNVWLQPSTSSSSMTSSSSTASSSTSSSSSTSTSTSTSASASDTTSARSGMVKLTAIATIHQRTGSLMHMRLNQFPAVMISFNLNPGYSLEDAQRAIADVRQQLQLPESTTLRYQGETSAFQNATGNTLWLILAALITMYVVLGILYESFIHPVTILSTLPSAAVGALLTLLLAGSEFSLIALIGVILLIGIVKKNAIMMIDFALEAEQKQHLSAREAIHQACLLRFRPILMTTMAAMLGALPLMLASGSGAELRQPLGLVIVGGLIVSQVLTLFSTPVIYLWFDGLAQRGNAWVKRRQQQARSGQ
- a CDS encoding efflux RND transporter periplasmic adaptor subunit, yielding MTHLSRPARSTGLKWLLLLLVIAIVAGVIWRLLSAGHGPDERMPSGRPGAAGMMGGGATLVHSGVASTADVPVWLNALGTVIPNASVTVTSRVDGQLEQVFFTEGQKVSAGQLLAQIDPRSYQATLNQYQAELSENQALLKSAELTLARYRKLAAQDALARQDLDSQIATVGQYRGAVAADQAQIASAKLSIEYARITAPVSGRVGLRQVDPGNMVQSASSTGLVTITQMQPAAVTFSVPQSDIPALVNALHQGQSLPATLFDQDNQHQLAQGEVKFISNQIDTATGTVALKAVFANRDESLFANQFVNIRLQTRILKGATVIPAQALQLSSDGSFVFVINQDNRVTRKVVTTGPAFGDDQQAILSGVSPGDRLVTEGIDRLTSGSKVSLADEAPAAGTEPK